Proteins encoded together in one Leptospira meyeri window:
- a CDS encoding PP2C family protein-serine/threonine phosphatase, whose translation MERSYVKRIFIFLFPVFCTVSCFDSFLPYQSLKWSHEWEFRFLTKEELVVFRPAIEDLSIKYQPYSIPYISLEKPMPKYLSARIRYRDRFGYEEPALLLRGLVTFFDAYCGETKLETEFFRVPSSDSSTTQDMIVYNRSFIPILSLPNECLGNYIYIVFFSDGILPIGFSEPPLFGDPTDHYKAIANRTQSFASLGFFFLILGLFSFYLFERRRKKQLLAFTWFSSISGIHFLSQSGFFGLFYYDSIHPSFIIFILTLFLIPISCLYFFEKLVGSGRWNVIRMMWQFHVLFSIVILTLAFTDTISMSVGILTFVWLCLPTLVIQIIVAWGQVVARKPKAILLVIGASALFVLNAHDILSSLGILDTVPRASHWGFFIFVISLTLYGENLFRNSEVKYGTLQREIVTAARIQSAILPPSAPHWDQMEISVHYQPSHEVGGDFYDFQALGGRKFGILIADVVGHGLGASIIASLSKFAFFQHYKHWSNPSFLLSAMNEDLVKKSFGRFTTATYFHIDLESRKFMVSSAGHPSFFHWKAESKELVEIKPKGKPLGILPGLTYVEEEYSFKIGDQFLFYTDGLTEEENADRLEYGEKRLANSFLETIAKQSIDPMGSLLENFHYFTGLSGAPHDDITIIHLHVKT comes from the coding sequence ATGGAACGATCCTATGTAAAACGAATCTTCATTTTTCTATTTCCTGTTTTTTGCACTGTATCTTGTTTTGATTCATTTCTTCCTTATCAATCTCTAAAATGGTCCCATGAATGGGAATTTCGATTTCTCACAAAAGAGGAGTTAGTTGTCTTTCGCCCAGCCATTGAAGACCTTTCAATCAAATACCAGCCATATTCTATTCCTTACATTAGTCTGGAAAAACCAATGCCAAAATATCTTTCAGCTCGGATACGTTACCGCGATCGTTTTGGGTATGAAGAACCGGCGCTGTTATTGCGTGGTCTTGTTACTTTTTTTGATGCGTATTGTGGAGAGACCAAGTTAGAAACCGAGTTTTTTCGTGTTCCATCTTCAGATTCGTCGACTACCCAGGATATGATTGTTTACAATCGAAGTTTTATCCCTATTTTATCTTTGCCAAACGAATGTTTGGGAAATTACATTTACATTGTATTTTTTTCAGATGGAATTTTGCCGATTGGTTTTTCCGAACCTCCTTTGTTTGGTGATCCCACTGACCACTACAAAGCAATTGCTAATAGGACGCAGTCATTTGCCTCTCTTGGTTTTTTCTTTTTGATTTTGGGTCTTTTTTCTTTTTACCTTTTTGAAAGGAGAAGGAAAAAACAATTATTGGCTTTCACTTGGTTTTCGTCCATATCGGGAATTCATTTTTTATCTCAGTCTGGATTTTTTGGCCTTTTTTATTACGATTCGATTCATCCTAGTTTTATCATTTTTATCCTTACCTTGTTTTTAATTCCCATCAGTTGTTTGTATTTTTTTGAGAAGTTGGTTGGGTCTGGTCGTTGGAACGTCATTAGAATGATGTGGCAGTTTCATGTTTTGTTTTCAATTGTGATCCTAACTTTAGCATTTACGGATACTATTTCGATGTCCGTAGGAATTTTAACATTTGTATGGTTGTGTTTGCCAACCCTTGTCATCCAAATCATTGTGGCTTGGGGGCAAGTTGTTGCAAGAAAACCAAAAGCCATTTTACTTGTGATTGGTGCATCGGCTCTGTTTGTCCTAAATGCACACGATATTTTATCTTCCCTTGGAATTTTGGATACTGTCCCGAGAGCTTCCCATTGGGGATTTTTTATTTTTGTGATTTCTCTTACTCTTTATGGTGAAAATTTATTTCGCAATTCGGAAGTAAAGTACGGAACTCTACAAAGAGAAATTGTCACCGCAGCAAGAATTCAAAGTGCCATCCTTCCTCCTTCAGCTCCCCATTGGGATCAAATGGAAATTTCTGTCCACTACCAACCATCCCATGAGGTAGGTGGAGACTTTTACGACTTTCAGGCATTAGGTGGTAGAAAATTTGGAATCCTAATTGCTGATGTAGTGGGGCATGGTCTCGGTGCTTCTATCATTGCTTCTCTTTCCAAGTTTGCTTTTTTTCAACATTACAAACATTGGTCGAACCCTTCCTTTTTGCTTTCGGCAATGAACGAGGATTTGGTGAAAAAATCTTTTGGCCGATTCACAACCGCCACTTATTTTCATATTGATTTGGAATCGAGGAAGTTTATGGTTTCGAGTGCCGGCCATCCATCTTTTTTTCACTGGAAGGCTGAATCAAAAGAACTTGTCGAAATCAAACCAAAGGGAAAACCTCTTGGTATTTTACCCGGTCTGACTTATGTGGAAGAGGAATATTCATTTAAAATTGGAGATCAGTTTTTATTTTATACAGATGGTCTAACGGAAGAAGAAAATGCAGATAGGTTGGAATACGGCGAAAAACGTCTTGCCAATTCTTTTTTAGAAACAATCGCCAAACAATCAATAGATCCCATGGGGAGTTTACTCGAAAATTTTCATTATTTCACGGGTTTGTCAGGTGCTCCACATGATGACATTACCATCATTCATCTGCATGTAAAAACATAA
- a CDS encoding GDSL-type esterase/lipase family protein, whose protein sequence is MKNRFFRSFPIILLFGFILFGLSRQTHISAEPTPSKLSSANYPIIRQFGDSITFGYGFVQCYGIPGFCMTTINNGGHIQTCSPCAVQEWGGGYRAWMTALALQPANQFVFGTIGYQCGGSNAIQWSTNSMSHDGYPGFRTDQLAPIAALPSIADITLVHAGTNDLIQGQPVSSATVNLTNIVMNLINQNPATTIYVAQIVRFMKPASTCTTCKDYSVLNPMVEKYNQWISNQLTKTVIGFPNQIVIVDMYDALTSSSDYSFDGVHPSSAGYQKMACSWVRAIKKMPSMPSSPCSDFSLGETKSLSTPLSSEAEKSLALPEQIQQIMQGKYKGL, encoded by the coding sequence ATGAAAAACCGCTTTTTTCGTTCCTTCCCAATAATTTTGTTATTCGGGTTTATTCTATTTGGTTTGTCTAGGCAAACCCACATTTCAGCAGAACCAACACCCTCTAAACTATCTTCTGCCAATTATCCCATCATTCGTCAGTTTGGTGATTCGATTACATTTGGGTACGGATTTGTTCAGTGTTATGGAATACCTGGTTTTTGTATGACAACAATTAATAATGGTGGTCACATTCAGACGTGTTCGCCCTGCGCAGTGCAAGAATGGGGAGGGGGATACCGAGCATGGATGACCGCTTTGGCCCTACAGCCTGCCAATCAGTTTGTTTTTGGAACGATTGGCTATCAGTGTGGAGGATCAAACGCAATTCAATGGAGCACGAATTCCATGTCGCATGATGGTTATCCAGGATTTCGAACCGATCAACTTGCACCTATTGCAGCTTTACCGAGTATAGCTGACATCACTTTAGTACATGCGGGAACAAACGATTTGATCCAAGGGCAGCCCGTAAGCTCGGCAACAGTTAACTTAACAAACATTGTAATGAACTTAATCAATCAAAATCCCGCTACAACCATTTACGTGGCGCAAATTGTAAGATTCATGAAACCGGCTTCCACCTGCACAACTTGTAAAGATTATTCCGTTTTGAATCCAATGGTTGAAAAGTATAACCAATGGATTTCGAACCAATTGACAAAAACAGTAATTGGTTTTCCAAATCAAATTGTGATTGTAGATATGTATGATGCACTTACATCTTCATCAGATTATTCATTTGATGGAGTCCATCCAAGTTCCGCTGGTTATCAAAAAATGGCTTGTTCTTGGGTTCGAGCCATTAAGAAAATGCCTTCTATGCCAAGTAGCCCTTGTTCTGATTTTTCTCTAGGAGAAACGAAAAGTTTATCTACTCCTTTAAGTTCAGAAGCAGAAAAGTCCTTAGCACTCCCAGAACAAATCCAACAAATCATGCAAGGTAAATACAAAGGATTGTAA
- a CDS encoding peptide chain release factor family protein, with product MPLTFPVSVEKNLSLQRRMEVLGISEKDLSERFIQSGGKGGQNVNKVSTAVHLVHKPTGKQIKCSVYRTQGLNRYKARDLLCLELERELEPSKSESSIQKLRKKKQNKYRKALKKKLEKEKSEWNDPM from the coding sequence ATGCCCTTAACCTTTCCCGTTTCTGTTGAAAAAAATTTATCACTACAGAGACGGATGGAAGTACTAGGAATTTCTGAAAAAGATCTAAGCGAACGATTCATTCAGTCTGGTGGTAAGGGTGGGCAAAACGTAAATAAAGTTTCCACGGCAGTGCATTTGGTTCATAAACCTACAGGTAAACAAATCAAATGTTCCGTCTATAGAACCCAAGGTCTCAATCGTTATAAAGCGAGAGATTTGTTATGTTTAGAATTAGAGAGAGAATTGGAACCTTCAAAGTCCGAATCCTCTATTCAAAAACTTCGTAAGAAAAAACAAAACAAATACCGCAAGGCCCTAAAAAAGAAATTGGAGAAAGAAAAATCAGAATGGAACGATCCTATGTAA
- the groL gene encoding chaperonin GroEL (60 kDa chaperone family; promotes refolding of misfolded polypeptides especially under stressful conditions; forms two stacked rings of heptamers to form a barrel-shaped 14mer; ends can be capped by GroES; misfolded proteins enter the barrel where they are refolded when GroES binds), with translation MAKTIEFDETARRKLLSGVNKLANAVKVTLGPKGRNVVIDKKFGSPTITKDGVTVAKEIELEDAIENMGAQMVKEVSTKTNDIAGDGTTTATILAQAIINEGLKNVTAGANPMALKHGIDKAVLSAVEEIKKHAIKINSKAEYANVATISANNDPEIGNLIAQAFDKVGKEGVITVDEAKSIETTLDIVEGMQFDRGYVSPYMVTDPEAMIATFNDPFILIYDKKIASMKDLLPVLEKIAQAGRPLVIIAEEVEGEALATIVVNTLRKTIQCVAVKAPGFGDRRKAMLEDIAILTGGQVISEDLGMKLENADVKMLGRAKKVVVDKENTTIIEGAGASKDIQGRVNQIKKQIEDTTSDYDREKLQERLAKLAGGVAVIHVGAATEVEMKEKKARVEDALSATRAAVEEGIVPGGGLTLLRAQDAVKALKLSGDEQTGANIILRALEEPIRMITSNAGLEGSVIVEQARGKKGNEGFNALTMVWEDLIKAGVVDPAKVVRSALQNAASIGAMILTTEVTITDKPEPKDAGAGMAGMGGMGGMGGMGGMM, from the coding sequence ATGGCTAAAACAATTGAATTTGATGAAACAGCGCGCAGAAAACTTCTTAGCGGAGTCAACAAACTCGCTAACGCAGTAAAGGTGACTCTTGGACCAAAAGGTCGTAACGTAGTCATCGATAAAAAATTTGGATCTCCTACCATCACGAAAGACGGTGTTACTGTTGCAAAAGAAATCGAACTAGAAGACGCAATCGAAAACATGGGCGCTCAAATGGTGAAGGAAGTTTCTACAAAAACTAACGACATCGCAGGTGACGGAACAACAACTGCAACCATCCTTGCACAAGCCATCATCAACGAAGGTTTGAAAAACGTAACTGCGGGTGCAAACCCAATGGCACTCAAACACGGAATTGACAAAGCAGTACTTTCCGCTGTAGAAGAAATCAAAAAACATGCTATTAAAATCAATAGCAAAGCAGAATATGCAAATGTTGCAACTATCTCTGCAAACAATGATCCAGAAATTGGTAACCTAATTGCTCAAGCTTTTGACAAAGTAGGTAAAGAAGGTGTGATCACTGTTGATGAAGCAAAATCAATTGAAACCACTCTTGATATCGTAGAAGGTATGCAATTTGATCGTGGATACGTATCACCTTATATGGTAACTGATCCAGAAGCAATGATCGCAACTTTTAACGATCCATTCATCTTAATTTACGACAAAAAAATTGCTTCGATGAAAGACCTTCTTCCTGTGCTCGAAAAAATTGCGCAAGCGGGAAGACCTCTTGTCATCATCGCAGAAGAAGTGGAAGGGGAAGCTCTTGCTACAATCGTTGTGAACACACTTCGTAAAACCATCCAATGTGTGGCTGTAAAAGCTCCTGGTTTTGGTGATAGAAGAAAAGCAATGCTCGAAGACATCGCAATCCTCACTGGTGGACAAGTAATTTCTGAAGACCTCGGAATGAAATTGGAAAACGCTGATGTGAAGATGCTTGGTCGCGCTAAAAAAGTGGTAGTGGACAAAGAAAACACAACCATCATCGAAGGTGCTGGTGCTTCTAAAGATATCCAAGGCCGCGTGAACCAAATCAAAAAACAAATCGAAGACACAACTTCTGATTACGATCGTGAAAAACTCCAAGAACGCCTTGCAAAACTTGCTGGTGGTGTGGCTGTGATCCACGTTGGTGCTGCAACTGAAGTAGAAATGAAAGAGAAAAAAGCTCGTGTAGAAGATGCTCTTTCTGCAACTCGTGCTGCTGTGGAAGAAGGAATCGTTCCTGGTGGTGGACTTACACTGCTTCGTGCACAAGATGCTGTAAAAGCTCTTAAACTAAGTGGTGACGAACAAACTGGTGCGAACATCATCTTACGTGCATTAGAAGAACCTATCCGTATGATCACTTCCAATGCTGGTCTTGAAGGATCTGTCATTGTAGAACAAGCTCGTGGAAAAAAAGGAAACGAAGGATTCAACGCACTGACTATGGTTTGGGAAGACTTAATCAAAGCCGGCGTGGTTGATCCAGCGAAAGTGGTTCGTTCTGCACTTCAAAACGCAGCTTCCATTGGCGCAATGATCCTCACAACTGAAGTAACCATTACTGACAAACCAGAACCGAAAGATGCAGGTGCTGGTATGGCCGGAATGGGAGGAATGGGTGGTATGGGAGGAATGGGCGGCATGATGTAA
- a CDS encoding Mrp/NBP35 family ATP-binding protein, which yields MANSKVDLTSIQRQLMQVKHPELKKDIVSLGMVASVTPTDDGIEILIKTPNADRRLQIGLEAQTRQLISKIEGAGKVKIKFEVDQNLKMEDGNRIIGVKKVIAVGSGKGGVGKSTVTANLASTLARNGKKVGILDADIYGPSLGKMFGINGRVALKSEEDKIYPIEKHGIKLISFSFLVTEDQPVVWRGPMLGKAIEQFLYDVVWGELDYLFIDLPPGTGDVQLSLAQLIDLDGAVIVTTPQEVAVLDAGRAAAMFKQVKVPILGIVENMSGFACPKCGHVTDVFSKGGGEKLSKQVGVPELGSVPLTLDVMSSGESGKPALLEAGDSPLKEAYFRIAKNLENQIAQWED from the coding sequence ATGGCAAATTCAAAAGTTGATTTAACATCCATCCAGAGACAACTCATGCAGGTAAAACACCCTGAGTTAAAAAAAGACATCGTAAGTTTGGGGATGGTTGCATCAGTAACACCGACAGATGATGGAATTGAAATTTTAATCAAAACGCCAAATGCGGATAGACGATTACAAATCGGACTCGAGGCACAAACAAGACAGCTCATCTCCAAAATCGAAGGAGCGGGTAAGGTCAAAATCAAATTTGAAGTAGACCAAAACCTAAAGATGGAAGATGGAAATCGGATCATCGGTGTTAAAAAAGTCATCGCTGTCGGATCAGGAAAAGGTGGTGTCGGAAAATCAACTGTCACTGCAAACCTTGCTTCCACATTAGCGCGAAACGGAAAGAAGGTGGGAATTCTTGATGCTGATATTTATGGACCTTCTCTTGGAAAAATGTTTGGAATCAATGGTCGTGTTGCTTTAAAATCTGAAGAAGATAAAATTTATCCGATTGAAAAACATGGAATCAAACTCATATCTTTTTCTTTCCTTGTGACAGAAGACCAACCAGTGGTTTGGCGCGGACCAATGCTTGGAAAAGCCATTGAACAGTTCTTATACGATGTTGTTTGGGGAGAGTTAGATTATCTTTTCATCGACTTACCTCCAGGAACAGGAGATGTTCAACTTTCACTTGCCCAACTCATTGATTTGGACGGGGCAGTGATTGTGACAACTCCGCAAGAAGTGGCAGTTCTTGATGCAGGGCGTGCTGCAGCCATGTTTAAACAAGTAAAAGTACCAATTCTCGGAATTGTGGAAAATATGTCTGGGTTTGCTTGCCCAAAATGTGGCCATGTAACGGATGTTTTTTCGAAAGGTGGAGGGGAAAAACTCTCCAAACAAGTGGGTGTACCGGAACTCGGCTCAGTTCCTTTGACGTTGGACGTCATGAGTTCTGGTGAGTCAGGAAAACCTGCTCTCCTAGAGGCAGGGGATTCTCCTTTAAAAGAGGCTTATTTCCGCATTGCAAAAAACTTGGAAAATCAAATCGCCCAGTGGGAAGATTAA